One region of Takifugu flavidus isolate HTHZ2018 chromosome 14, ASM371156v2, whole genome shotgun sequence genomic DNA includes:
- the dub gene encoding duboraya: MPSSRMEEEALCRRSVAELVGRFKGSTHHQDATGQELENPVRRRPPCSLKLPKTQVDEQEPPGVTSPQPSKAKRNSALIEKLQANLALSPGALMASPKSPGFKMFPPAFPLPSPGSASGTVVTSSSPQTPTSPVPTSPLTEEGPASFEEPPVVGEGSTLSNTSIKGRARHSLRRRPPSRRHRKPSSGEDISNANEGGDVSHSANEEGRGGEDQKDGLINEVKEDIREVLISHTETKTYEEEKAAVKHSTGEEGEENEQIKNGSPEGEDRSSEIKVEEEKKIIQRQDDVGRGEEDED; encoded by the exons ATGCcaagcagcaggatggag gaggaggcgttATGTCGCCGCTCTGTTGCTGAGCTGGTGGGAAGGTTTAAAGGCTCGACTCATCACCAGGATGCTACAGGACAAGAACTG GAGAACCCAGTCAGACGCCGACCTCCTTGCTCTTTAAAGCTCCCCAAGACACAAGTAGACGAGCAGGAG CCTCCAGGTGTCACCTCTCCTCAACCATCCAAAGCGAAGAGAAACTCAGCTCTGATTGAGAAACTTCAG GCCAACCTCGCCTTGTCTCCTGGGGCCCTGATGGCTTCTCCAAAGAGTCCTGGTTTCAAGATGTTCCCCCCAGCCTTCCCCCTGCCTTCTCCTGGCTCTGCCTCTGGTACCGTGGTAACAAGTTCTTCCCCACAAACACCTACCAGTCCCGTCCCCACCTCACCTTTAACGGAAGAGGGCCCGGCCTCCTTTGAAGAGCCTCCCGTCGTGGGGGAGGGGTCTACACTGTCAAACACCAGCATCAAG GGCAGAGCTCGCCACTCCCTTCGACGGCGTCCTCCCTCCCGCCGCCACAGAAAGCCCAGCAGTGGAGAAGACATCAGCAACGCCAACGAAGGAGGAGACGTGTCTCATTCTGCAAatgaagagggaagaggaggagaagatcagAAAGATGGACTAATAAATGAAGTAAAGGAGGATATAAGAGAAGTTTTAATAAGTCACACTGAGACCAAAACCtacgaagaagaaaaagcagcagtCAAACATTCAACAGGTGAAGAAGGTGAGGAGAATGAGCAGATAAAGAATGGATCACCTGAAGGAGAGGACAGATCATCTGAAATAAAGgttgaggaagagaagaaaataatccAAAGACAGGATGATGTTGGcagaggtgaagaagatgaagactGA
- the LOC130537044 gene encoding guanylyl cyclase-activating protein 1-like, with product MGNQGSNLDEILAEDMHHWYNKFMRESPSGLITLFELKAILNLKGLNENANSYVDQVFFTFDMDGDGYIDFVEYIAAISLMLKGEINQKLKWYFKLFDQDGNGKIDREELETIFSAIQDITRNRDIDPEEIVSLIFERIDVNGEGELTLEEFIEGAKDHPDIMDTLKKIMDLTPVLVIIVEGRTG from the exons ATGGGGAACCAGGGCTCCAACTTGGATGAGATCCTGGCTGAAGACATGCACCACTGGTACAACAAGTTCATGCGTGAGTCTCCATCAGGACTCATCACCCTGTTCGAGCTCAAGGCCATCCTGAACCTGAAGGGTTTGAACGAGAATGCCAACAGCTATGTGGACCAAGTCTTCTTCACCTTCGACATGGATGGG GACGGGTACATCGACTTTGTGGAGTACATTGCTGCCATCAGCCTGATGCTGAAGGGAGAAATCAACCAGAAACTCAAGTGGTATTTCAAACTGTTTGATCAAGACGGCAACGGGAAGATCGACAGAGAGGAACTGGAGACCATCTTCTCG GCGATCCAGGACATCACAAGAAACAGAGACATCGACCCAGAGGAAATAGTCTCACTTATATTTGAGAGGATCGACGTGAATGGAGAAG GTGAGCTGACTCTGGAGGAATTTATCGAGGGAGCCAAAGACCACCCAGACATCATGGACACGCTGAAGAAGATAATGGACCTCACACCAGTCTTAGTCATCATTGTGGAGGGTCGGACAGGATGA